From Onychostoma macrolepis isolate SWU-2019 unplaced genomic scaffold, ASM1243209v1 Scaffold144, whole genome shotgun sequence, one genomic window encodes:
- the LOC131535114 gene encoding IQ domain-containing protein E-like isoform X1: protein MGALTIEISRLKEKLEEERKLRSVQDSSQVRDSSLSLTLTEPLSSSAVVPIEKNRAAKIIQTHWRSHRLRDLVLLQSCLRGHLIRQRQLDGQSQADPRAVPAATSQSGMNAQAVQEEEVTLLQSVFRAHLKRTTLTIDRASAVTQSASSIHQKKPYLSTPPLLPRGCSQAVFTNKIQTSADLMIHQQQPEIPNTVDSDDSDDIIVSPSKPLRKRDKC from the exons ATGGGTGCACTGACCATAGAAATCAGCCGTTTAAAAGAGAAACTAGAGGAGGAGAGAAAACTCAGATCAGTACAAGACTCAAGTCAG GTTCGGGACAGTTCTTTGTCATTAACACTCACAGAACCATTGTCGTCGTCAGCAGTCGTGCCGATAGAGAAAAACAGAGCAGCTAAAATCATCCAGACGCACTGGCGCTCACACCGATTACGG GATCTAGTACTTTTACAGTCCTGTCTCAGAGGGCATCTAATCAGGCAGAGGCAGTTAGATGGACAGAGTCAAGCAGACCCAAGAGCTGTCCCTGCTGCCACG AGCCAATCAGGTATGAACGCTCAGGCTGTACAGGAAGAGGAAGTGACTCTGCTGCAGTCTGTCTTTAGGGCTCATCTCAAACGCACCACTCTGACTATAGACAG GGCGTCTGCAGTGACACAGTCTGCATCTTCCATACATCAGAAAAAGCCGTATCTCTCCACTCCTCCACTGCTGCCCAGAGGCTGCTCACAGGCTGTGTTTACTAACAAAATACAAACCTCAG CAGACCTGATGATCCACCAACAGCAACCAGAAATACCAAACACCGTCGATTCAGATGACTCTGATGACATCATTGTGTCTCCTTCAAAGCCGCTGAGAAAAAGAGACAAATGCTGA
- the LOC131535114 gene encoding IQ domain-containing protein E-like isoform X2, which yields MGALTIEISRLKEKLEEERKLRSVQDSSQVRDSSLSLTLTEPLSSSAVVPIEKNRAAKIIQTHWRSHRLRDLVLLQSCLRGHLIRQRQLDGQSQADPRAVPAATSQSGMNAQAVQEEEVTLLQSVFRAHLKRTTLTIDRASAVTQSASSIHQKKPYLSTPPLLPRGCSQAVFTNKIQTSDLMIHQQQPEIPNTVDSDDSDDIIVSPSKPLRKRDKC from the exons ATGGGTGCACTGACCATAGAAATCAGCCGTTTAAAAGAGAAACTAGAGGAGGAGAGAAAACTCAGATCAGTACAAGACTCAAGTCAG GTTCGGGACAGTTCTTTGTCATTAACACTCACAGAACCATTGTCGTCGTCAGCAGTCGTGCCGATAGAGAAAAACAGAGCAGCTAAAATCATCCAGACGCACTGGCGCTCACACCGATTACGG GATCTAGTACTTTTACAGTCCTGTCTCAGAGGGCATCTAATCAGGCAGAGGCAGTTAGATGGACAGAGTCAAGCAGACCCAAGAGCTGTCCCTGCTGCCACG AGCCAATCAGGTATGAACGCTCAGGCTGTACAGGAAGAGGAAGTGACTCTGCTGCAGTCTGTCTTTAGGGCTCATCTCAAACGCACCACTCTGACTATAGACAG GGCGTCTGCAGTGACACAGTCTGCATCTTCCATACATCAGAAAAAGCCGTATCTCTCCACTCCTCCACTGCTGCCCAGAGGCTGCTCACAGGCTGTGTTTACTAACAAAATACAAACCTCAG ACCTGATGATCCACCAACAGCAACCAGAAATACCAAACACCGTCGATTCAGATGACTCTGATGACATCATTGTGTCTCCTTCAAAGCCGCTGAGAAAAAGAGACAAATGCTGA